One Triticum dicoccoides isolate Atlit2015 ecotype Zavitan chromosome 5B, WEW_v2.0, whole genome shotgun sequence genomic window carries:
- the LOC119306533 gene encoding keratin-associated protein 9-4-like, whose amino-acid sequence MEMEGKRSVILLLVLGAVLVLGTLLPQAQAEAAADPGDDDDDDHRKVCCHDKEASYCFSFCTHGSSTPKLSTWCADNCCCVLTMDSTCPPRCTSSSLTFTNHAAVPSGLLPPAQAEAAATGGDRKKICCHDEDESLCLSGCLEQHGSGDAARTSCARDCCCVFTWSATCPRRCKSSNLLLTNTVIVDGSEETRGGAA is encoded by the exons ATGGAGATGGAAGGCAAGAGGAGTGTGATCCTCCTCCTGGTCCTGGGTGCGGTCCTCGTGCTAGGGACCTTGCTGCCACAGGCCCAAGCAGAGGCGGCCGCTGACcctggcgacgacgacgacgacgatcacCGGAAGGTGTGCTGCCACGACAAGGAAGCGAGCTATTGCTTCTCCTTCTGCACCCACGGCAGCTCCACCCCCAAGCTCAGCACATGGTGCGCGGACAACTGCTGCTGTGTGCTCACCATGGACTCAACATGTCCGCCTCGCTGCACAAGCTCCAGCCTCACGTTCACCAACCATGCTGCAG TGCCCTCCGGCTTGCTGCCACCGGCCCAAGCAGAGGCCGCCGCCACTGGTGGTGACAGAAAGAAGATCTGCTGCCACGACGAGGACGAGAGCCTTTGCCTCTCCGGTTGCCTCGAACAGCACGGCTCCGGTGACGCCGCCAGAACGTCGTGCGCGCGGGACTGCTGCTGCGTGTTTACATGGAGCGCAACATGCCCGCGCCGTTGCAAAAGCTCCAACCTTCTTCTCACCAACACAG TTATAGTGGACGGCAGCGAAGAGACGAGAGGCGGTGCCGCTTAA
- the LOC119306534 gene encoding alpha-hordothionin-like isoform X3 produces the protein MEAGKGSLRAVILLLGAVLVVGSLVPLAEADPTAAATGAADAKFCCKDKIGSHCYAACTTQYGPTPFCAEMCCCVQLTSGRCPRQCPTPADPRLFLANSSTFDLLTTNAVEVESCTLRCSSIVCDSMRNVIDVGSVGTTAVVERCGDACGRFCAGAGGVASLDA, from the exons ATGGAAGCAGGCAAGGGTAGTCTCCGGGCTGTGATCCTCCTCCTGGGCGCGGTCCTCGTCGTAGGGAGCTTGGTGCCGCTGGCCGAGGCAGATCCGACGGCCGCCGCCACCGGAGCTGCGGACGCCAAGTTCTGCTGCAAGGACAAGATAGGGAGCCACTGCTACGCCGCCTGCACTACGCAGTACGGCCCCACCCCGTTCTGCGCGGAGATGTGCTGCTGTGTGCAGCTTACGAGCGGCAGATGCCCGAGGCAATGCCCCACCCCGGCCGACCCCAGACTTTTTCTTGCCAACAGCTCCACCTTCGACCTTCTCACCACCAACG cCGTTGAGGTTGAGAGCTGCACGCTGAGGTGCTCCTCCATCGTCTGTGACAGCATGCGCAACG TTATCGATGTCGGCAGCGTGGGGACGACAGCCGTCGTGGAGCGCTGCGGCGATGCATGCGGCCGCTTCTGTGCCGGGGCCGGCGGCGTTGCATCCCTTGATGCTTAA
- the LOC119306534 gene encoding alpha-hordothionin-like isoform X2: MEAGKGSLRAVILLLGAVLVVGSLVPLAEADPTAAATGAADAKFCCKDKIGSHCYAACTTQYGPTPFCAEMCCCVQLTSGRCPRQCPTPADPRLFLANSSTFDLLTTNAVEVESCTLRCSSIVCDSMRNAPVIDVGSVGTTAVVERCGDACGRFCAGAGGVASLDA; the protein is encoded by the exons ATGGAAGCAGGCAAGGGTAGTCTCCGGGCTGTGATCCTCCTCCTGGGCGCGGTCCTCGTCGTAGGGAGCTTGGTGCCGCTGGCCGAGGCAGATCCGACGGCCGCCGCCACCGGAGCTGCGGACGCCAAGTTCTGCTGCAAGGACAAGATAGGGAGCCACTGCTACGCCGCCTGCACTACGCAGTACGGCCCCACCCCGTTCTGCGCGGAGATGTGCTGCTGTGTGCAGCTTACGAGCGGCAGATGCCCGAGGCAATGCCCCACCCCGGCCGACCCCAGACTTTTTCTTGCCAACAGCTCCACCTTCGACCTTCTCACCACCAACG cCGTTGAGGTTGAGAGCTGCACGCTGAGGTGCTCCTCCATCGTCTGTGACAGCATGCGCAACG CACCAGTTATCGATGTCGGCAGCGTGGGGACGACAGCCGTCGTGGAGCGCTGCGGCGATGCATGCGGCCGCTTCTGTGCCGGGGCCGGCGGCGTTGCATCCCTTGATGCTTAA
- the LOC119306534 gene encoding viscotoxin-A3-like isoform X1 — MEAGKGSLRAVILLLGAVLVVGSLVPLAEADPTAAATGAADAKFCCKDKIGSHCYAACTTQYGPTPFCAEMCCCVQLTSGRCPRQCPTPADPRLFLANSSTFDLLTTNAVEVESCTLRCSSIVCDSMRNGKQHQLSMSAAWGRQPSWSAAAMHAAASVPGPAALHPLMLNNTTTYQSSMHIMHVRAHACVRMHVLAATTY; from the exons ATGGAAGCAGGCAAGGGTAGTCTCCGGGCTGTGATCCTCCTCCTGGGCGCGGTCCTCGTCGTAGGGAGCTTGGTGCCGCTGGCCGAGGCAGATCCGACGGCCGCCGCCACCGGAGCTGCGGACGCCAAGTTCTGCTGCAAGGACAAGATAGGGAGCCACTGCTACGCCGCCTGCACTACGCAGTACGGCCCCACCCCGTTCTGCGCGGAGATGTGCTGCTGTGTGCAGCTTACGAGCGGCAGATGCCCGAGGCAATGCCCCACCCCGGCCGACCCCAGACTTTTTCTTGCCAACAGCTCCACCTTCGACCTTCTCACCACCAACG cCGTTGAGGTTGAGAGCTGCACGCTGAGGTGCTCCTCCATCGTCTGTGACAGCATGCGCAACGGTAAACAA CACCAGTTATCGATGTCGGCAGCGTGGGGACGACAGCCGTCGTGGAGCGCTGCGGCGATGCATGCGGCCGCTTCTGTGCCGGGGCCGGCGGCGTTGCATCCCTTGATGCTTAATAATACTACTACGTATCAATCAAGCATGCATATCATGCACGTACGCGCTCATGCGTGTGTCCGGATGCATGTGCTAGCTGCGACTACGTACTGA